The genomic window AACGTTATACGGGAGAAAGTCTTCAATTACCAGGAAATCACACGTGAAGACTTACATTGGATGTATCAGGATTTGTGGATAAAAAAAGGAATCATTTTTGCAGAAGGCTATCGCATATTTGAGAATCCATTTTTTAATTGGTTGCCATCCTTTGCAGTAAAAGGGCAACGCATTCTGTTTGAAGCCGTCAGATCAACACAGGATTTATTGAAGTCGGAATATACCATAGCAAGTACATCTGATGAGAATATATTCTGGTGTGGATCCAACTACGAATTTCAAAATACAAATCCTCAAGTTGACCCTGGTGAAGAAAGAAGACAGCAATTATTTATTCAGAATCAAGTAGATGGAGAATTCAAGTTCTTAAATAGTCAATGCGGCATCAGACCTGCGATGAAAGACAGAAGACCCATAATAGGCGAACATCCACATCTGAAGGGATTATTTGTTATGAATGGTTTAGGCACCAAGGGCAGTTCGCTGACCCCATATGTAGTAAATCACATGAATAGATTTTTGAAAGGAACAGCAAGTATTGACAAAGAAATGAATATCAGTCGTTTTTATCATTTAAAAGACAAATTATGAAGTATTTGGGAGTGGGAATAGTATTGTGTGCAATTAATTTAATGGCCTGGTTTAGCAAGGATAAAATGAACTCAATGGATGATTACAATTTTCCAACATATGAGAAGGAATGGAAAAAAATCGAAGAAAATTTAAAGTCAGGGCTTTACAAATCCGCTCTGCCTGAAATTGAATCTGTATTGCAGAAATCTATCAGTGACAAAAATTATCCTCAACAGTACAAAGCAATCCTATACCTTGAAAAATATCAGGCTTACCAGGATAAAAATGATTTGAGATATACGATCACAAGATTGGAAAAACGGCTGGAAAACGCCGACGCCCGAGTCAAGGCTTTATTGCATTCAGTCTTGGCTACCATGTATTTTCAATTAAGGTATTTTGGTCGTTATGACGCAGATAAAACAGATATCGAGGGTGAAGAACAGGATAAAGACGATATCCTCACTTGGTCTACAGCAAAATGGATAGAAAAGAGTAACCAACACGCATTGGCTTCTTTGGAATTTCCTGAAACCAAAACAGCCAAATTAGAGGATTATCAGGCGATACTGTATTACAAAAATGATGAGCATTTGCAACCCAGCTTATATGATGTATTGGCTTATCGGGCCATTCAACATTTTTCACAGAATGAAACTGATTTGACTTTAATACCCAATCAATCATATCCTAAAGAAAAGTTATGGGGCAGTATTGAGGATTTTCTCTCACTTGAGATTCCTGCAGACCAGAACAATATGAATCGCGTATTGAAAATCTTTCAAGTCCTCATGTCGAACAACAAAAACAGTAAACATGAAGAGGCATTGTTATATGTGAATCTAAAAAGAATAGAGTTTGTCAGAAGATTGAGTTCCGGTTATAAAGATGCTGCCGCTATTCTGGGTTTGTATGATCGAACGATTCAAAAATTTTCGTCTAGCAATTTTATTTCCAATTATTCTTTATCATTGGCTGAGTGGATAATCCAACAAGCCTATACTGATGAAATTAAAAAATTAACCAACAATACTCCAAAAGTTTTTGCAGACAGCATTTGCAAGGATTTGGTGATTCATGCCAAAGATGAAAGCGTAAAATCACAGGCCAAAAGCATGTCTGCAAGTTTGCATTCGTCTTTCCTAACCATTGTATCAGAGAATGCGCAACTTCCTGAACAGGCATTCCGAATCAAACTGGATTATAGAAATGTAAAGAAACTTAGATTGAAACTGATCCAATTGACGGAAGCAGAATCTATGACAGCAGTCGAGTTCCGCCATGATACTGAAAAAATGGGAGGGATGTTAGAAAAGAAAGCGATCGCTGCCTGGTCGCAGGATCTTCCTTCTGAAACAGACCTTGAACAACATTCGATCGAACTCAAAGTAGATGCACAAAAGATTGGCCAGTATATTTTGCTTGTCGAGCAACTGGATGAAAATAACACAAATGTGAAAGCGAAATTTTTTCAGCTCATACAGATCACCAATCTCGCTTTTTCAACTTCAAAGACCAAGCAGAACTCACAGTCTATTTATGTTCAGCACAGGAAGTATGGATCTCCGGTTGAAGCTGTAACAGTGAGTTTTTATAAATATAATTACCAGGGACGGAACAAAAGCAATATAGAGGAAAGTGAAATATTCCAATCGTCCGCGGAGGGTCGTGTGGATTATAACCACGAAAATTATTATCTGATAAAACTGAAGCAACGTGAGGATATTTATTATTCTCAATTCAATACCATTTATGGAATGGCGGAATTCGGAGATGTACGCGAAAATACTGTTTTTTTTACCGATAGGTCAATCTATAGGCCCGGACAAAAAGTGCAGTTTAAAACGCTGACAACGATATTAAAGCGGTCAAACACAATGCCTGATTTAGTGCCAAATAAATCACTTCGTATCAAATGTTTGGATGTAAATGGTCAGGAAGTGTTTGTGACACAATTGACAACAAATTCTTTCGGATCTGCTTCTGCTGAATTTATTTTACCCAAAAATTTGTTGAGTGGTGATTTTAATTTAGTTGCTGAAGACAATTCATATCACTCCTTTAAGGTCGAAGAATATAAACGCCCTGCTTTTGAAGTATTGATTGATACGATTCGTGAGGCTTACAAAATAGGTGATCAGGTAAACATCAGCGGGAACGCTGCGAATTTTAGTGGCGTTCAGCTGGACAATGCAAAAGTGAGATATAGAGTGGTGAGGAATGAATTTAATATCTGCACGCCTGTTTGGTGTACATTCTATCCGGGATATGGCAAGATTGGAAATTTGGCACCTATTGAAATTGCTCATGGGGAAACGGTGACTGATGATAATGGGCAGTTTAGCATTGATTTTAAAGCGGAAGCTCCAGAAAATAAATCTTTCGATAGGGGATTTCCACAAAATTACCGGTATCATATCATGGTAGATGTTCTGGATCAAAATGGAGAGACACAATCAGGTGAATCCGAGATCATGTTGTCCTCAAACCCTTTCTTGATGAAATCGAATCTAAACTTCTACCAGCTTCAATCGGGTTTGGATAATTTTAAGTTGGAAGCTTTGAATTTGAATCAGATTCAAATTCCTCAAAAGTTTTTTGTGGAGATTTATAGCTTGGTCGCACCACAACAATTTTTGCGCAACCGCCAATGGAATCAGCCTGACAGATATTTGTTTTCAAAGGAAGAGTACAAAAAGTATTTTCCACATGATATTTACGCTGACGAAAACGATCCTTCAAAATGGAATGTCCAGAAATTAGTTTGGAAAACAAATACAGCAGCTATCGGGATGTTGGAAGCAAAATTGGCTGATGTGTTGAGTTCAGGGCCATTCAAATTAGTTGTGAAGGCGGAAGCAACAGCCAATTCCGAAATTTTGCACGAAGATTATTTTTATGTGATTGATGCAAGCAGCAAACTGAATCATCTACCGCCTTTAGTGCTGAATGATACGGGAATCAAATCACCCGCTCAAAAGTTGAATTTATATTCTCCTGGTACTGATCAAAAATTTCATCATTTATTTTATATCCGATCCCTTCAGAATGCAAATACTTCCTGGAAAGTGCAAACTCCCGAGTTTCATAGCCAACTCATTGGCGAGTCTGATCGTGGTGGAATGCAATGGCAATCTGTCTGTATCTATGAAAACAGTCTGTTTACATATTCAGGTAGCATAGAAGTCCCTTGGTCAAACAAGAAACTGAATATTATTACAAAATCTTTCAGACAAAATTTGCTACCGGGACAGAAAGAACATTGGAGCTTCAAAATTGATCAGCCTTCTGATAAATTCCAAACAGTGGAAATTGCAGCAGCCATGTACGATGCTTCGTTAGATAAAATTTATCCCCACAGCTGGACTTTAGATGTGTTTCCTTATTGCGAAGCTCCTCTGATGCAACCCGGTATTTTTGGCTTGGATTATTTCAATACGATCAGTGAGAATTACACAATGGATTCTTACAACTACACTCCCCAGTCTCCTAGTGAACTGAAACTGTTTGAAATTTTAGATTATTATAATTATGCTACTCCAAGGAGTCGAAATGTTCAAATGAAAGAGACAGCTGCGCCGGGTTCGGCTGACATTCTCATGAGTGGTAAAAGAGAAGAAAGGATGGCTGATGCTTCTGGAGCAGCCGAAGTCAAGCCGGATGAATCAGTAAAGCCAAGAAAAAATTTATCGGAGACAGTCTTTTTCTTCCCTGAAATTCGTACAGATAAGAATTCTGAATTTTCGCTCGACTTTACCATGGGAGAGAGTCTCACCAAATGGAAATTGCAAATTCTCGCTCATACAGAAGATTTGAAGTACGGTATCTATACCACAGATATTGTAACGAGTAAGCCTATTCAGATCTTTCCAAATTATCCACGCTTTCTGCGACAAGGAGATAAAATTGAATTGTCTGCAAAAGTTTCAAATGTTTCTGATAAAGCTGAAACCGGAAAAGTGAAGATGGATATTCTTGACGCAATTACAGAGAAAGTAATCACTTCTGAATTGAAAATAACAGGTGATCAAAAGTTTGATCTGGCAGTTGGTGAATCAAAATCTTATTCCTGGTTTGTCAGTATTCCTGAAGACGAAACTCGCACATATATGCTGAGATTTATTGCAGAAGGGACTACCCATTCTGACGGAGAAGAAATGATCATTCCTGTTTTGGCAAATCGGATTTTAGTTACAGAAACAATGCCTTTGCCTCTGAAAGCAAATCAGACAAAACAGTTTCAATTTTCTGAGTTTACAAAAATGTTCCAAAGTTCAACGGCATCACCTCACAGGTTCGTATTGGAATACACTTCACATCCGATCTGGTACGCGATCCAAAGTTTACCTTATTTGGCAGACTTTCCACATGAATGTTCAGAACAACTAAGTGCGAAGCTTTATGCCAATGCTCTTGGTAGTAAAATATTAAAAGAATACCCTAAGATCACTTCTGTACTCAAGAAGATGTCTGCCAACGGTAGTCTCAAATCTCCCCTGGAAAAAAATCCGGAATTGAAATCTGCTTTATTAGAAGAAACGCCATGGTTGAACGATGCGAAGTCTCAGAGTGAAGCGATGAAAAATATTGCGCTGCTCATGGATTTTATAAAAATGGATGCACAAAAAAAAGATATTCTTCAAATCCTGGCTTCTCGTCAGAATGGAGATGGGAGCTATTCCTGGTTTCAGGGATGTCCGCCGGATTGGTATATGACGCAACAAGTACTAATGAACATTTCTCAGTTAGTGGACTTAAAGGCACTGGATGCTAACGATCCAATCGTCCTATCAATATTGACGAAAGGTGCCTCCTACCTCGATTTTAAAATGAATGAATCTTATCGGGAATTAGAAAAATTGGTTGAAGCAAAGAAAGCAAA from Saprospiraceae bacterium includes these protein-coding regions:
- a CDS encoding FAD-binding oxidoreductase, with the translated sequence MKTEIDYLIVGAGLAGSCLAWELIQSGEEVVLTDVHLEGASSLVSAGIINPITGKRYVKTWNWDVLETDFTHFYQRAEAFFRMKLLHQRKIYQILDTIEEENQWLSRMMQQEYAEFLNWSKHSFDLCPNLQAGQSLGIIERAYQLDISKLLNLLRHFFKSLNVIREKVFNYQEITREDLHWMYQDLWIKKGIIFAEGYRIFENPFFNWLPSFAVKGQRILFEAVRSTQDLLKSEYTIASTSDENIFWCGSNYEFQNTNPQVDPGEERRQQLFIQNQVDGEFKFLNSQCGIRPAMKDRRPIIGEHPHLKGLFVMNGLGTKGSSLTPYVVNHMNRFLKGTASIDKEMNISRFYHLKDKL